CCCAGAAATTATGCGGTTCTGCCGACGGATTTTGCATTTTCGCCATGAATTCCTTGAGGAACAGGAATACGAACGAAAGCGGGAGCATTAACGAAAGATAATGCCACGTTGTCCAAAATACACCTTTGATAAATGTTTTTGTACCTTCATCAGAGAGGACAAAGCGATTTTTAATCCAGTTATACATTCTTGCCTCCGATAGTCCAGCTGACGGACTGCTGATAATCTTGCCACATCTTGGCGAATATGCCGCCTTTTTCAACGAGTTCCTTGTGCGTGCCGCGTTCCACGATGCGGCCGCCTTGTACGACGAGAATCTGGTCGGCATTCACGATGCTTGTGAGTCTGTGTGCAATCATCAAGACTGTTTTGCCCTTCGAAAGCGTTTGCAGTGCTTGCTGGATAAGGCTTTCGTTTTCGGGGTCTGCAAATGCGGTCGCTTCATCAAGAACGACGATCGGTGCATTCTTGAGAATGGCGCGGGCAAGGACGATTCTCTGCTGTTCGCCGCCGGAGAGGTATGTACCCTTGCTGCCGATGATGGTGTTGATGCCTTCGGGCAGACGGTCAATGATTTCGCGGCATTGGGCGAGATCAAGCGCCTTGTTGACGCTTTCAATGGATGCCTCAGGAGTTCCGTAACGGACGTTTTCCAAAATACTCTTCTTGAAGAGTCGAGTATTCTGGAAAACGAATGATGTGTTTTTCATGAGGACTTCTTGGGGTATTTCCTTGATGGGCGCGCCGCCGACTAAAATTTCACCATCGTTGGCATCGAAGAATCTCGGGACGAGTTTTGCAATGGTGCTCTTGCCGCCGCCAGATGTACCAACGAGTGCGACTGTTTCGCCTTCCTTTATTTTGAATGAAATGTCATGAAGGACTTCATTTTCTGTGCCGGGGTAGGTGAACTTGACATTCTTGAATTCAACATCGAAATGCTTGACTTCTTGCGGGTTTGTCGGTGTAGCAAGTTCCGGGTAATCTGTCAACGATTCAATGCTACCAATGGCGAGTTTTGCCTGGTTGACTGCTTGGCTCAAGTACATGCTGCGCATGACGCACTGCGAGAAAACGGGGGTCACGAGAACATAGAGCATCAAGTCTACAATCGTTGCGGCGATGTTGCCTGAACTTGTTGCAATCAGGAATGCCGTGGGAACAAGGATGAGGGCGACGCCGTTGATGAGCGTCGTGTAAGAGCACATGATGAACTTCCAGCTGCTGGAATATGCAGTGACCATTTGATGGTAATCATCAATCGTTTTATAGAAATTCTTGAACGAGAAAATAGTTTGTTGGAAAACTTTAACGACGGGAATGCCGCGCACATATTCGACGGCTTCGGTGTTCATATCTTCGAGAGACTTCATGTACTTTTGCATAAAGTCCTTGCTCTTGTTCATCTTGGAGCCGAGCGTGATGATGGCGTAGGCAATTGGGACGAGTGATGCGATGCCAAGACGCCAATCGAAAATGAACAACAATACGAGCGAGGCGATGGGAACGACGATGGTTCCTGCCAAATCCGGAAGCTCGTGCGCCATGAATGTATGAGTGATGGCTGCGTTGTCGTCGATGATTTTGCGGATGCGTCCGGTGGGATTCTTGTCGAAAAAGCCAAGCGGGAGCTTGAGTAATTTTTTCATGGTGATTCTGCGAATGTTGCCTTCGATGCGGAAGGCAACTAAGTGCGAGCAGATGAGGGCGGAAAAGTAAAGTGCGACGCTTGCTGCCGAGAAAATGACCGCCATCAATGCGTAATGCTTGACCATGTCGTATGAAATATTACCTGTGTCGGCGAATAATTCACGGACGATGAGCCATACATATATAAAGGGAGCGATCCCAGCGATGGAACTCAATGATGAAAATAAAAGTGCAAACGGATATAAAATTTTTCGCGATTGCATATAAGGTGTTAGTCTTTTGAAAACACTCATAGTTACCTTCTGTTTGTTTTTCGCACCAATTTTAATTTATTGAGGTCTTGTTTTAAAGGTTATATTAGTCATATCTAACTTTTTGGATTGGTTTGAGTCCATTTGGAGTTGAGGCGGTCTTTTGGGATTTCTAAAATGCGGGCGAAACTTAAAAGGTGTATAACCCTAGGAGAACTGTATGAATAAAAAACTTATTGCACTTACTTTTGCTGCAAGCCTTTTTGCCGCCTGCGGTAGCGATTCTTCGAACAACGCAAGCTCTGATTCGGATGATTACAAGCGCGA
This genomic stretch from Fibrobacter sp. UWB16 harbors:
- a CDS encoding ABC transporter ATP-binding protein, encoding MSVFKRLTPYMQSRKILYPFALLFSSLSSIAGIAPFIYVWLIVRELFADTGNISYDMVKHYALMAVIFSAASVALYFSALICSHLVAFRIEGNIRRITMKKLLKLPLGFFDKNPTGRIRKIIDDNAAITHTFMAHELPDLAGTIVVPIASLVLLFIFDWRLGIASLVPIAYAIITLGSKMNKSKDFMQKYMKSLEDMNTEAVEYVRGIPVVKVFQQTIFSFKNFYKTIDDYHQMVTAYSSSWKFIMCSYTTLINGVALILVPTAFLIATSSGNIAATIVDLMLYVLVTPVFSQCVMRSMYLSQAVNQAKLAIGSIESLTDYPELATPTNPQEVKHFDVEFKNVKFTYPGTENEVLHDISFKIKEGETVALVGTSGGGKSTIAKLVPRFFDANDGEILVGGAPIKEIPQEVLMKNTSFVFQNTRLFKKSILENVRYGTPEASIESVNKALDLAQCREIIDRLPEGINTIIGSKGTYLSGGEQQRIVLARAILKNAPIVVLDEATAFADPENESLIQQALQTLSKGKTVLMIAHRLTSIVNADQILVVQGGRIVERGTHKELVEKGGIFAKMWQDYQQSVSWTIGGKNV